One region of Streptomyces davaonensis JCM 4913 genomic DNA includes:
- a CDS encoding ATP-binding protein has translation MAGLEGIEQPRGHSRATAARWSPAVEDEHALKALELFGNPTEAEVPLPSRPESAATARRLAQVVVLRHWGLTPKMTEDAVLLVSELVGNAVRHTGARVFGLRMRRRRGWIRIEVRDPSRGLPCLMPVQEMDISGRGLFLVDKLADRWGVDLLPRGKTTWFEMRVADR, from the coding sequence ACACAGCCGTGCGACCGCGGCGCGCTGGTCGCCGGCGGTGGAGGACGAACACGCCTTGAAGGCGCTGGAGTTGTTCGGCAATCCCACGGAGGCGGAAGTTCCGCTCCCTTCCCGTCCCGAATCCGCGGCCACGGCCCGTCGCCTGGCCCAGGTAGTAGTACTCCGCCACTGGGGCCTGACGCCCAAAATGACGGAAGACGCCGTCTTACTTGTCTCGGAACTGGTAGGCAACGCCGTCCGCCACACCGGCGCCCGGGTCTTCGGCCTCCGTATGCGCCGCCGCCGCGGCTGGATCCGTATCGAGGTCCGGGACCCCTCCAGGGGCCTGCCCTGTCTGATGCCGGTCCAGGAGATGGACATCAGCGGCCGGGGCCTGTTCCTCGTCGACAAGCTGGCCGACCGCTGGGGAGTGGACCTGCTCCCCCGGGGCAAGACCACCTGGTTCGAGATGCGCGTCGCGGACCGCTGA
- a CDS encoding polysaccharide deacetylase family protein has protein sequence MIKTDRRTVLRAAAALVAATACTPTRAVGHPATPEPSRPHRIPGRPTHLTHGPGNTSRVALTFHGDGDPATAEAILDAADEHGARLTVLAVGTWLDANPALARRILDAGHDLGNHTQHHLDINALPEAEARAEIADCARRLKRLTGTVGPWFRPSRAARASPLVARLAEDAGYPHVLSYDVDPLDFTGRGPTALADTLTTDIRPGSIVSLHFGYEDTVAALPAVLEDLHRRGLTAVTTTELFS, from the coding sequence GTGATCAAGACCGACCGCCGGACGGTGCTCCGTGCCGCCGCCGCCCTGGTCGCCGCAACGGCCTGCACTCCCACCCGCGCCGTCGGCCACCCCGCCACGCCCGAGCCCTCGCGCCCCCACCGCATCCCGGGCCGCCCGACCCACCTCACCCACGGGCCCGGCAACACGAGCCGAGTGGCCCTCACCTTCCACGGCGACGGCGACCCCGCGACCGCCGAGGCGATCCTCGACGCGGCCGACGAACACGGCGCCCGTCTCACCGTGCTGGCCGTGGGCACCTGGCTGGACGCCAACCCCGCCCTCGCCCGCCGCATCCTCGACGCCGGCCACGACCTCGGCAACCACACCCAGCACCACCTCGACATCAACGCCCTGCCCGAGGCGGAGGCGCGAGCCGAGATCGCCGACTGCGCGCGGCGCCTGAAGCGCCTCACCGGAACCGTCGGCCCCTGGTTCCGCCCCTCCCGCGCCGCACGGGCCTCCCCGCTCGTCGCCCGCCTGGCCGAGGATGCCGGATACCCCCACGTCCTCTCCTACGACGTCGACCCCCTCGACTTCACGGGCCGCGGCCCCACCGCCCTCGCCGACACCCTCACCACCGACATCCGCCCCGGATCGATCGTGAGCCTGCACTTCGGCTACGAGGACACGGTCGCCGCCCTCCCCGCCGTACTCGAAGACCTCCACCGCCGCGGACTGACCGCCGTCACCACCACGGAGCTGTTCAGTTGA
- a CDS encoding YncE family protein, with translation MQHNIVKATLLAGAALAALAACGTETREKESRATKAAAVPAPPKKKQPVQGLPGMPPVLDPKDVYAADRPGKLSPVVKDFPSRVYVPNTESDTVSVIDPKTFEIIDTIPVGRQPQHVVPSWDMKTLWVNNNRGHTLTPIDPRTGKAGKEVEVHDPYNLYFTPNGKYAVVMASLDRELVFRDPHTMKRVKTEPVTCYGVNHADFSLDGKYFIVSCEFSGELLKVDTERMEVVGQQKLPFDGAMPQDVKISPDGKKFYIADMMADGMWVLDGDKFDKPKLLPTGKGCHGLYVSRDSREMYVSNRGEGSVSVFDFTQDKLTKKWQLPDGGSPDMGGVSADGKVLWLSGRYDAEVYAIDTRTGAQLARIPVGSGPHGLAVYPQPGRYSLGHTGIFR, from the coding sequence ATGCAACACAACATCGTGAAGGCCACCCTGCTCGCGGGCGCGGCCCTCGCCGCGCTCGCCGCCTGCGGCACCGAGACCAGGGAGAAGGAGTCCCGCGCCACCAAGGCCGCGGCCGTCCCCGCCCCGCCGAAGAAGAAGCAGCCGGTGCAGGGACTGCCCGGCATGCCCCCGGTGCTGGACCCGAAGGACGTGTACGCCGCCGACCGGCCAGGCAAGCTTTCCCCGGTGGTCAAGGACTTCCCGAGCCGCGTCTACGTCCCCAACACCGAGTCCGACACGGTCTCGGTCATCGATCCCAAGACGTTCGAGATCATCGACACGATCCCGGTGGGCCGCCAGCCCCAGCACGTCGTGCCGTCCTGGGACATGAAGACCCTGTGGGTCAACAACAACCGCGGCCACACCCTCACCCCCATCGACCCCAGGACCGGCAAGGCGGGCAAGGAGGTGGAGGTGCACGACCCGTACAACCTCTACTTCACCCCCAACGGCAAGTACGCCGTCGTGATGGCCTCCCTCGACCGCGAACTCGTCTTCCGCGACCCGCACACCATGAAGCGGGTCAAGACCGAGCCGGTCACCTGCTACGGCGTCAACCACGCCGACTTCTCGCTGGACGGCAAGTACTTCATCGTCTCCTGCGAGTTCAGCGGGGAGCTGCTCAAGGTCGACACCGAGAGGATGGAGGTCGTCGGACAGCAGAAGCTGCCCTTCGACGGCGCCATGCCGCAGGACGTCAAGATCTCCCCGGACGGCAAGAAGTTCTACATCGCCGACATGATGGCCGACGGCATGTGGGTCCTGGACGGCGACAAGTTCGACAAGCCGAAGCTGCTGCCCACCGGCAAGGGCTGCCACGGTCTGTACGTCAGCCGCGACTCCCGCGAGATGTACGTCTCCAACCGAGGCGAGGGCAGCGTCTCCGTCTTCGACTTCACCCAGGACAAGCTCACCAAGAAGTGGCAGCTCCCCGACGGCGGCAGCCCCGACATGGGCGGCGTCTCGGCGGACGGCAAGGTCCTGTGGCTGTCGGGCCGTTACGACGCCGAGGTGTACGCCATCGACACCCGAACCGGCGCCCAGCTGGCCCGGATCCCGGTCGGCAGCGGCCCGCACGGGCTGGCGGTGTACCCGCAGCCGGGCCGTTACTCGCTGGGCCACACCGGCATCTTCCGCTGA